The sequence TTGGAAAAATCCCATGGAAGTTCATTACGGGTTATATAAATCATTTGGCTCTCCGGATTCCATTCAACAGCGTGACCAAGCGCTTGTGCTACAAATCGAATCGGCACCATGGTTCGATCCATGGTAATCTCAGCAACAGTATCCATTGAATAAGCAACGTTGTCAATCGTAAATTCCAGTGCACCGATTGTCATGCACAATACTTTTCCGTCTTTATAGAAACTTACTGTTCTGTAATTTGCATTCCACTCTACCGTCATCCCCAATTTCTCTGCAACGAATCGGATTGGTATAAATGTTCTGCTATCTTTTATATAGGGAGTTACCGCCTTTTCTCCAGGATAAATATGACATAACACTCCATTTGAAGCTGCGGCATAATTACCAATTTGTAAAATTAGTGTATCTTTCAGCCGCTCGGCTACCGTTGCAGGTCTAATTTCTCCTGTGTTTTGAGCACTGCCTGCGTCTGGATTCGGGTTTTGGTTCTCGTTAACATTTGCAACTTCTTCAACTGGAAAATCCGAAGTATCTATGGTGGTACTTTGCCCTAAACTAGGCGGCAGGGTGATGGAAATGGCCGCTGCCAACGAAGTACCCCCATATACTAATGCACTGCCTTCAGGAAAATTCATCCTGCTTGCTTTATTCGTTTCCGCTTTCGCTATTTCAATCATGACCGGTTCTGCATTGATACGCTGAAAATGAAATTCAAATAAAATCAATCCCGCAGCACCAATATTCGCTGCATTATCTATTTTCGCTGCATCAACGGCTACATAATTTCCTGGCGATACATAACCGGTAAAATCGATCAGTCCTAAGCTAGGATCAATCTCTGTACCGATAGTAGACATCCAATCATTACTTTCAGGGATCTCCGCGAAGCGAAAAAATGAATCCGTTGCTTGAAGCGTGCTTTGATCGATTGGTTGAAGCGAATTTTTATTATACCGTAAAACAAATTGAAATGCGTTAAACTTTGCATTCGCAACCGACATGGTGAGTGTAAAATAACCATTGGCATCGGGTTCACTTGCGACGAATTCAACTCTTGCCTTGGTATCTTCAGCCAAGATTATGGGAAGACTTGAAGTAAACAGAATGATCATGGTGCATATAAGAATGATGATTCTTTTGATTTTCATATCTTTTCCCCTTCCATATTCATGTCA is a genomic window of Negativicutes bacterium containing:
- a CDS encoding copper amine oxidase N-terminal domain-containing protein encodes the protein MKIKRIIILICTMIILFTSSLPIILAEDTKARVEFVASEPDANGYFTLTMSVANAKFNAFQFVLRYNKNSLQPIDQSTLQATDSFFRFAEIPESNDWMSTIGTEIDPSLGLIDFTGYVSPGNYVAVDAAKIDNAANIGAAGLILFEFHFQRINAEPVMIEIAKAETNKASRMNFPEGSALVYGGTSLAAAISITLPPSLGQSTTIDTSDFPVEEVANVNENQNPNPDAGSAQNTGEIRPATVAERLKDTLILQIGNYAAASNGVLCHIYPGEKAVTPYIKDSRTFIPIRFVAEKLGMTVEWNANYRTVSFYKDGKVLCMTIGALEFTIDNVAYSMDTVAEITMDRTMVPIRFVAQALGHAVEWNPESQMIYITRNELPWDFSNEVEKQATSDVSLILSPLLRDFV